In the Arachis ipaensis cultivar K30076 chromosome B04, Araip1.1, whole genome shotgun sequence genome, GTCAGAGAAAAGCAGAAGCcccctaagaaaagactagctgATAAAGAGATAGACACCGATGATTCCAACTATGAGGGGTCTGAGGATGAAGAAAGTTCTGAGTCTGGTATGTTAATTCCATTAGGGTTACTTGTTTCCTAAATTATTATGCAAATGTTACGGTTTCTAATGTGTTAAACTTCTTTGTTAGCAGATTTAGAAGATAGTGATGCTGCCTCAGATGCTGACTCCTGGCATTCAGAGGATTCTGATAAGGTGTTGGAGTCTGATGAAGAAGCACCAGCTGTGTTCCCTCAGTTCAATGAAAAAACAAAGTTTGGAGAGTTGAAATTCGAGGTGAGTATGGTATTTAAATCAAAGTCTGAATTCATGCAAGCAACTAGGGATTATACAATCCAGTGGGGTagaaatattttcttttcaaaaaatgacAAAGTTAGAGTTAGGGCTGTCTGCAAGTCCGAAGATTGTCCCTGGGTAGTTTACTGTGCATGTAATAAGCAAGATGGTTCTTGGCAAATTAAGACACTAGTAGATAATCACACTTGTCCTAGAAGGAGGAAAAACAGAGCTACAACCCAAACCTGGACTCTGAGTAAACTAGTTCCTAAGCTTAGAAAACACCCAACCATGAAGCATCGAGAGGTTTATGACTGGTTTGTTAGAAAGTGCAACGTCTATCTCAATAGCACTTGCATTACAAGAGCTTTGAAAGCCGCTAGGAAAATAGTTGAGGGTGATGAGATAGCTCAATATGGGTTGGTGTGGGACTATGCCAATGAGTTGCTGACTAGTAACCCCGGATCCATAGTTCAAGTGTCTGTTATCCCCATGCCTGAGAGTCCTCCCCTGTTTGATCGCTTTTATGTCTGCCTTGATGCCTGCAAGAGGGGTTTTAAGGCTGGTTGCAGACCCTTAATTGGTCTTGATGGAGCGTTTCTGAAAACACTACATGGGGGTCAGATTTTAACAGCTTGTGGGCAGGATGCTAACAATCACATACTTGTGATTGCTTATGCCATAGTCAGTGTTGAAAATAAGGACAACTGGAAGTGGTTCCTTGAGTTACTGCACAATGATCTGGGAGACTACAGGGAGAACAAGTAGTGCTTCATTTCAGACATGCAGAAGGTTAGCACTTTCTTGATTCTGATAAGACAATACTGGGACTATTTTGATTTAATAAAGTAACATTGAGGGATGTATTTGATTTAATGAAGTTATCGTAGGGACGAATTTGACATGTTATCTTCTCGTGTTTGTTTCAACTTGCAGGGATTAATACCAGCTGTTCAGGAAGTATTTCCCAGGGTACACCATCGATTCTGCGTCTGGCATTTATGGCGCAATTTCTCAAAACAGTGGTCTAGTACTGAACTGAAGGATATGGTTTGGGAATGTGCTCGGTCTAGGACAACAGTTGAATTCAACAGAAACATGAACAGAGTGAAGCTAATTAATCAAAAAGCATGGGAGTATCTCGACAAATGGCCAAAAGATGCATGGACAAAGGCCCACTTCAGTGAACTACCAAAGGTGGATAACATATGCAACAATGCTTGCGAGTCTTTCAACGCAAAAATCAAGCATGATAGGGGCAAGCCGATTCTGACATTAGCTGAGGAAGTAAGAAGAATAATAATGAAGAGTATTGTTGACAATCGGAAGAAGCTAGAGAATTATCAAGGGATTCTCCCCCCTGTTCAGCAGAGCAGACTCGAAGCCATGACAGCGTTGTCTAGCCACTGGGCTCCTCAATGGTCTGGTGATGAGAAGGAAGAACTGTATGAAGTTCATGGCTGGCCAACCAATATGGTGGTTGACCTGGGAAAGCATACATGCAGCTGTCGTTTTTGGCAACTAACAGGTAAAAAATTCAACATTTAGTTACTataatttacttttatgcacGAGTTTAAAATAATGATTGGTTTCTCTATGTAAGGGATGTCGTGTATGTATGCAATCTCAGCTATACAAGATAAGAATGACAAACATGCTGAAGACTATTGTCACGACTGGTTGAAGATGGAAGCGTACAGGAAGACTTATTGCTTCAATGTGAATCCAGTGAAAGGTCAGGATCTGTGGGAAAAAACTCCACACCCAGCACCCGTCCCACCACCATTTAAGGCAAAGCCTGGAAGACCAACCAAGAAAAGGAGAAGAGAGAAGGACGAACAACCCACTGGGTCAAAAACAAAGATGAAGAGGAAATACAACCCTATCAGATGCATGTATTGCAGTGAGATAGGACACAACAAGCGAAGCTGCGCAAAGAAGAAAGCAACTGAAGCTGAGGAGCATGCTAGGCAGCTGCAGCTGCAACTAGCTCTGGTTGCCCCTGCTGCAGAAGGGGCTGCCCCTGAAGCAACCACTGTCCCAGCTAAACCTAATTCAGCTGCAGCACCAACACAGACCCCGACAGTTATTGATGTTAGCCAGTGTGACAGTATACCACCAACACAAGAAACACAACAGGTAATCAGCCATATGTGATTCATTTTAAACATTAGCTATTTCATAACTCTCATTTATTTAATAAGCTAAATCTAAATCTAGATGTACCATTAATTTGTGTAGGAACAACTCGCTGCTAGGCCATCGAAGCTAAAGGTCATTAAAGGGAAAGCCAGAATTCAGTCGTCTCCTAAAGCTACTGTAGCCGCACCAGTTGCTATCTCTGCTGAGACAATCAAGGGGACTAGTTCAGCCACTGCTAAAAAACTGGCCGACTTTATGACCTTCGTTCCTACTCCGGCCTTCAAGCCCCCAAGAAAGACTGATAAACAACTTTGATTAGTGTTGAATTGTATTGTCGTTGAACTCGTTTTTTTGTGTGAGGATACTTTCTGTTATTTTGCACAGGGCAGTTGGAGTGACATTATGTACATTTTCGTTATCTATGTCAATGCAAGTTGTACTATGCCCTTTTATTTTGGTCTAGGATACTTTAGGTTATGTATCCTCATGTAAAAGCTTATGACTTTGATCTGGTCTGTTTCCTATGTTTACATTATCTACTCAATGTTTAACACTACTTTCACTACTAATTATGTCCATTCCTTAGTACATGTTACTTTAATAGTCAACCGAATTGGTTTGGAACCTTTCAATTGGATTGTGTTGTCTTCATATAAAACAACCAAATGAAACATCTATTCTCATTCAATGGATTCATCTCATTACACCATCAAGTGTTTGGAATTTGCTTTACTTGGAACGACACAACAAACTACAAACAATCACATTAAGCACAACTACCACAAACAGGAAAACTATTAACATTTTCAATGCTTTTACTTCAGCTTCCAAGCTGCCCAGTCTCCATGCCACCTTCAACCTCCATTCATCATAGTCACTATCAACCTGCAGCTCAGCCCCAAAATCTTTCTTCGTTGCACCTTGGCCCATCCCTTCATACTCATCATCCTCAACCCACTTAAAGTAGTTGCAGTGACTGCCCTTCTGAAAATTCAGAaatcacaaaacaaaaaatcaaacaaaatcccAACACACAAAACAACATCAAAAACCCTTAAAATCTTACACCACACTCACCCGGTACCTTGGACATGCACGAAATAGTCTATCTGGGTTCTCTGCTGTCCCAGACTTTCTTATCGCAGCCTTCAACCCACAGAAACATGATTCCTCATGGGGTTTCCTCCGGCTTCGCATTGAGGCGCTGGAACCATTACTCCCGTTCGAGAACAACGACACACCGCCACCACGGCCTCCATTTCCGGCCTCCATCGTTGCCCCAAACCACCAACTTGAACACGAACCCAGCTATATGGCCATCTGATTGATGAAGGCGACCTATTTATCGTGGAATTTAGGATTAGGTTTCAAACACTTAGGGACTCATTTGAACTGTTTTCTCAAACTTACCTTGTCAGCAACACGTCATCACACGTGGGCCTCTTCCACGTTGGAGGCTAACCACACACATCAGCAACAGTTAGCCAGGTCACCAACGCAGTTAATGGAAGGACAAACGTGATTAACTCGTGTAACTTTTGgggactcttttgattaactttatctttcggggactaatatggagatcgaggtatctttcggggacgattttgagtaATAACTCTAATTTAAACGGTACATTTAAAGCTCAGTTGACCAAACGAAACACATGCACCTGAAAAAAATTGAGAGATTGAGAGATGAAAAAACCCGTGATCCATGAGAGCCACATGTTTTTACCAGTACGTGTAAATAaattttgacaattattattgACCCTGTAACTTGTTTATCTACcacaagaaaaagagaaaaaaaggacAATTCTTTTTTAGGTGTGGACCAAGTTTGAGGATTGGTTTTTTGTCGTGTGCGTTGTTTTAAGATGCTTGCATTTAACAAAGTTGTAAGTGTTCAGattcatatatataataataacacAAACAAATCAAATTGTGCAGGGTGTGTAAGtgttacaaataaaaaataagaaaaataataagaatagcaactttttattatattcttcATCGTTTCATTAGCACATAGCAATTCCGAATAGACAAAGGTGGGTTTTCAATGGAGAACATTCTGGGTCTCATCAAACTACGCATCAAAAGAGGCACTAACCTCAAACCTTGTGATAGTGATTCCAGTGACCCTTATGTCCTTGTCACCTTGGAGGAAACGGTTAGAACTTAGAAcccttttctcttttatttttttaatttctaatttattttttatggctGCATGCACCCCTGAACCTTGATTAATTGGTTTCAGTTGAGATCATATATTATCATCATGTGGATGTTGATTCTTGTTATTTATGTTATGTTATTCTAATTTTATCATTTTCTGTTTAAGCCATATGTGGAAATGAGCATCTGGGTCTATTTAATGATGCTTTCTAATTCTATTTTAAGATGTGCATTCATATGATTATTTCTTTTCCTGTTTTCCATATGTGtcgcacttttttttttaaaaaaaaaagacataataATATACCCTGTTGGCTTATGATGTTGTTTAAAGTGAGCTTGGACGTGAATGTTTATCAATAGTTCAATTTTTCTAATGCTCTAAACTACTTGGTCTGAATATTTTAACTTGTTTTAATTACTGCAGAAACTGAAAACTCGTCATGAGAAAGATAGCTTGAATCCTGAGTGGAATGAAGAATTGACACTCTATATTAAGGATGTTAATATTCCCATTCATCTTGTAAGTATTATAACGATTTTTATCAATGGATTTACCTTTTGTAGAATGATATATGCTCTTGGAAGCAATGCTAAAAGGGGGTGCTTGTTGTACAAAATGGTTGAATGTTGAAACAGAAACAGGGCAATTGTCTTGAAAAAAATTTTTCAGATTTTTTGTCCAACTAAAGAAAAGGCACTGGAGTGTAGGAATGTAAAATTTTTGCGTTTTGCCCTTAACCTTAAACATTTCTTACTAAGTGAGGAGTTAAACAAatcttagttttttatttattatattttatatcaatggTTCAGATTTAGAACTTAtaatttaaggtttagggtttagaatacAGTTcagagagcactgcactccttactTTCTCTAAAACGCATTAGCATTTGCCCTTAAATACTTGCCAAAATAACTTTGTTGATGGGTTTGAATTTTGTTGTTCTTTGAAGACGGTTTGTGACAAAGACACTTTCACCAAGGACGACAAGATGGGGGAAGCGGATATCGACTTGAAGCCATATCTTCTGTGTGTGAAGGTGGGATTAAGCGAGCTGCCAGAGGGCCATGTGGTGAAGAGGATTGAACCAAATGACTCTAACTGCCTTGCTGAAGAGAGCAAGATCATATGGACTAATGGGAAAGTAATCCAATATATGACTCTAAAATTGAGAAATGTTAACACTGGTGAGCTTCATGTGGAAATTAAGTGGCTTGATGTTCCTGAATCCAAGGGCTTATCTGGGGTTCCACTTTAgatctgttttcattttcattatcattcccttgctttagtagtaCTTGTGTTATGTATTTATCATGTTGTTATCACAAACTAAGATTTTGTTAACATATAACCCTTCTTATTATGGAGTGAGAATTAGGATGAGTTGCTGAAATATCAAGTTTTGTTGGTATTTAACTATTTATGATCATAAGGATGATCTTCAAATATTTATATTCATGTTTTACAACATCTTCTAAGTTTATCCCCTTCCGTATTTCATAGTTTCATGAATTTATCAATTAGGTGATGTACTGTGTACCAGTTTGTATACTAATTTACAGTTCATCTAGGTAtcagaaattaaaacaattaaaacACCATGGATATACTTTTCACATAATATCAGAAGTCATATTGCGTTCCATGTAACTATATAACTATACTAGAATTATCTTCGTTCTTACTTAGCTATTACCCAAATTATCATTTTCATTTTGTGATGtcgaatcaaatttttttttctaaaaaaatatttatatattaacttTAAATAATCGGTTCTTGAATCCAGGGTTTATGTTCAAAACCCAGTAAAGAGAAGACTTTAGAAGCTGCCAGCAGATATGCTGATAATGAGTAGTTGTTTTGGTTCTTCAACTGACACTAGCCACAAAACATGGTCAATTCTCTTTGATCAAACCCAAACAAGTAATgacaaagaaatataaatctcTTAGCACGTTTAATTTAGATAGACAAGCAATATGAAAGAATATGCCAGAGGTTCTCATTTTGGCTCTGAAAATATCATAATTGGAATATAGACAAAAAAACCATAAACAAAAATCTTCTTTGGGTGGAgatatttcttttgttctttttcattttttgcaTTTTCGTTCCTAAGATATGAATTTGTAAGGTTATGGTTTAATGCTTCTGAGTTTGCCTTATCTTCACAAGACTTCAGTTTTATTCAAACAAAGAAAGAAGAGCGCCAAACAAAATTAAAAGCTACTAAAAACAATGGCTGCTGCTTCTACTTCTCCAAACTTCTCAACACCTTTGCATAATAACATTAACCTCAAAACATTCCCTAAATGTTTgaataccaaacttagcttctcaTCATTCTATGTGTCATACAACAAGTCCATTATTCGAGCAAAATCATTTGGCGCCACGAAATTCGACGAGGTTGTGGTTGATGAAGAGATGGACAAGATTAGGAGGCTTCAGAACGGCTCGGACGTTAGAGGGGTGGCGTTGGAGGGCGAGAAAGGAAGGCCAGTCGACCTTACTCCCCCCGCCGTGGAGGCAATAGTAGAGAGTTTTGGAGAGTGGGTCATAAGTGGTTTGGAGAGTGAAAAAGGACACCCTGTGGAGAATGTGAGGGTCTCACTAGGCCGTGATCCTCGAATCTCCGGCACTAAGCTCAGCACGGCGGTGTTTGCTGGCCTTGCTCGCGCCGGTTGCATGGTCTATGACATGGGACTAGCCACAACACCGGCTTGTTTCATGAGTACATTGTTGCCACCATTTATGTATGATGCCTCAATAATGGTATATGCCACATATAATTTTCTTGATTCTTCTTGTTACCATTTCTTTGCTGATTCTTGATTAATTATCAATCTATATCTATATATAAATTGTATTAGAATATATTTCTATCAATATAAAAGGTTGAAAATAGAATATAACAGTGAACAAAGTATTATATTGCTTGATATGTTAACATGAAtacgaatttaattttgatactttGTTCGTGTAAAATAATTTACATGAGCAAAAATAATCATATATTAAAAGAACGAAAATTAAAATCATGGGTATAATTTTTTTCCCACAGATGACAGCATCTCACTTACCTTACACAAGAAATGGTCTCAAGTTCTTTACAAAGAGAGGGGGATTGACTTCACAACAGGTAGAAGAGATATGTGACAAAGCTGCTCATAAATATGCAAATAGGTTGGCCAAAGTATCTACCTTGCTCAACGTTCTTCCAACAAAGGTTGACTTCATGAGCACTTATGCAAAGCATCTAAGAGAAATCATCAAGGAGAGGGTCAACCATCCTTTGCATTATGACACTCCACTCCAGGGATTTCAGGTTAACTTCACTAACATGGATCTTTTTTCTATATTTACACTATGCTATTTTGCAATCTGATTCTTCGCTCTTGACATATGTCATTATAGTACATCAAATTTCGGTACATATTACTTCAAGAAATACAATGCTTTTTaacaaacaaatattttttttacgtaGTAAGACGCGCTACGTTATGACTAAAATGGACAAGTTGTAAATTTTGTTGCACAAAACCCAAAAGAAAAATGtattaaaattagaaaataaaaatatgcagataattgtaaatgctggaaatggaTCAGGAGGATTCTTTACATGGGATGTGTTAGACAAACTTGGAGCAGATACCTTTGGGTCTCTGCACCTCAACCCTGATGGCATGTTCCCCAACCACATCCCGAACCCGGAGGACAAAACCGCCATGGCGCTGACACGAGCCGCCGTGCTGGACAACTCGGCGGACCTTGGAATAGTGTTCGACACCGATGTGGACAGAAGTGGCGTGGTTGACAAGAAAGGGAATCCAATAAATGGTGACAGGTTAATCGCTCTCATGGCTGCAATTGTTCTAAAGGAAAATCCAGGTTCGACTATAGTGACCGATGCTCGAACAAGCATGGGACTGACTAGATTCATAACTGAAAGAGGAGGTCACCATTGCCTCTACCGAGTTGGATACCGGAATGTTATTGATAAGGGAGCTCAGCTCAACGACGAAGGAATCGAGACGCATCTTATGATGGAAACATCTGGCCATGGTGCTCTTAAAGAGAATCATTTCCTCGACGATGGTTAGTTAACTCATTCTCAATGTGTATTTTGAATTTCAaacatctatctaatactttTAGACATCTTGTATGTGAAGGCGCCTACATGGTGGTGAAGATTATAATCGAAATGGTGCGAATGAAGCTCGCCGGATCGGATGATGATGAAGGAATTGGTATTCTCATAAAAGATCTTGAAGAGCCTTGTGAATCCGTAGAGCTAAGAATAAATATAATCTCTGAAGCTAGAGATGCCAAAGCAAAAGGATCAGAGGCTATTCAAACATTTAGAAAGTATATTGAGGTATGTGTATATGTTTAAAGCTTTAAATAAATTGAAGATCCGTATATTGAGATTTCATGGAGTTCATTCTTGTTAAATAGGAAGGGAAGCTTA is a window encoding:
- the LOC107639261 gene encoding protein C2-DOMAIN ABA-RELATED 7, translating into MENILGLIKLRIKRGTNLKPCDSDSSDPYVLVTLEETKLKTRHEKDSLNPEWNEELTLYIKDVNIPIHLTVCDKDTFTKDDKMGEADIDLKPYLLCVKVGLSELPEGHVVKRIEPNDSNCLAEESKIIWTNGKVIQYMTLKLRNVNTGELHVEIKWLDVPESKGLSGVPL
- the LOC107639260 gene encoding uncharacterized protein LOC107639260 translates to MAAASTSPNFSTPLHNNINLKTFPKCLNTKLSFSSFYVSYNKSIIRAKSFGATKFDEVVVDEEMDKIRRLQNGSDVRGVALEGEKGRPVDLTPPAVEAIVESFGEWVISGLESEKGHPVENVRVSLGRDPRISGTKLSTAVFAGLARAGCMVYDMGLATTPACFMSTLLPPFMYDASIMMTASHLPYTRNGLKFFTKRGGLTSQQVEEICDKAAHKYANRLAKVSTLLNVLPTKVDFMSTYAKHLREIIKERVNHPLHYDTPLQGFQIIVNAGNGSGGFFTWDVLDKLGADTFGSLHLNPDGMFPNHIPNPEDKTAMALTRAAVLDNSADLGIVFDTDVDRSGVVDKKGNPINGDRLIALMAAIVLKENPGSTIVTDARTSMGLTRFITERGGHHCLYRVGYRNVIDKGAQLNDEGIETHLMMETSGHGALKENHFLDDGAYMVVKIIIEMVRMKLAGSDDDEGIGILIKDLEEPCESVELRINIISEARDAKAKGSEAIQTFRKYIEEGKLKGWELDACGDCWVSEGCLLDSNHTPTPIDAYMYRAKVSNDEHGEHGWVHMRQSIHNPNIAVNMQSSVQGGCWSMARAFRDNFLKSSGVDAFLDITQIDKFAENGTVA